In the genome of Segatella copri, one region contains:
- the infB gene encoding translation initiation factor IF-2, translating into MSIRLHKALRELNIGLQTAVEFLERKKDLGEVKAEPSFKLSDQQYQALTNAFSHDKEVRDQAEKLFSKKGKDKKRAQEQDDLHAENSLESSKQQQFKPLGKIDLDSIGKGNSAESAAHKSEKPKHETAAVSHAPVKEARKAEPKHDQRPHQQGSQQKQQMKQENQQKSQQPKMNDSKGHKNAAQGKQNGNAQHQNAEQKSQQNTAAGSQASSVFTLKSEKKFSANEPKVLGKIDLSSLNQSTRPKKKSKEERRKEREEKLAQQHNDRKKRVRINKERVDINAEAKNNGDGNGQNNKGNNGNNGGNKKNRNKNRNNNNNNKGNNNNRGNQRQIEVDDEAVARQVKETLARLTSKSQNKKGAKYRKEKREAVQEKLQDQARQEQKESKTLKLTEFVTVSELATMMDISVTQVISTLMGVGIMVSINQRLDAETINMVAEEFGFKTEYVSAEVQEAVSEEEDDENDLVPRAPIVTVMGHVDHGKTSLLDYIRNTNVIAGEAGGITQHIGAYSVTLNSGRKVTFLDTPGHEAFTAMRARGAQATDIAIIIIAADDSVMPTTKEAIAHAQAAGVPMVFAINKIDKPGANPDRIREDLANMNLLVEEWGGKYQCQEISAKKGIGVHDLLDKVLLEADMLDLKANPNRRATGTIIESSLDKGRGYVSTVLVANGTLKVGDIVLAGTSWGRVKAMFNERNANIKSAAPAEPAIILGLNGAPTAGDQFHVIETEQEAREIANKREQLQREQGLRTQKRLTLGDISHRIARGEFHELNVIVKGDTDGSVEALSDSFIKLSTEKVQVNVVNKAVGQISENDVMLASASDAVIVGFQVRPSADARKAADREGVEINTYSIIYDAIDDIKSAMVGMLDKVKKEIVTGQVEVKQTFKISKVGTIAGGLVTEGKVHAKDKARVIRDGIVIRTAEIGALKRYKDDVKEVVTGMECGLSLVNYNDIQEGDIIETFTEIEVEQKL; encoded by the coding sequence ATGAGCATCAGATTACACAAAGCACTACGTGAATTGAATATAGGACTTCAGACGGCAGTTGAATTCCTAGAACGAAAGAAAGACCTGGGAGAGGTCAAGGCCGAACCGAGCTTCAAACTCAGCGACCAGCAGTATCAGGCATTGACTAATGCCTTCAGTCATGATAAGGAGGTTCGCGATCAGGCCGAGAAACTCTTTTCCAAAAAGGGCAAGGATAAGAAGCGTGCACAAGAGCAGGACGACCTTCATGCCGAAAACTCGTTGGAGTCAAGCAAGCAGCAGCAGTTCAAGCCGCTGGGTAAGATTGACTTGGATAGCATCGGCAAGGGAAACTCTGCAGAGTCTGCTGCCCATAAGTCAGAGAAACCTAAGCACGAGACTGCTGCCGTCAGTCACGCGCCAGTAAAAGAAGCTCGTAAGGCTGAGCCAAAACATGATCAGAGACCTCATCAACAGGGCTCTCAGCAAAAACAACAGATGAAACAAGAGAATCAGCAAAAATCACAGCAGCCAAAGATGAATGACTCCAAGGGTCATAAGAATGCTGCACAGGGTAAACAGAATGGAAACGCTCAGCACCAGAATGCTGAGCAGAAGTCACAGCAGAATACTGCTGCTGGCAGTCAGGCTTCAAGTGTATTCACACTTAAGAGTGAGAAGAAGTTCTCTGCCAATGAGCCTAAGGTGTTGGGTAAGATTGACCTCTCTTCTCTCAACCAGAGTACTCGTCCTAAGAAAAAGTCGAAGGAGGAGAGACGCAAGGAGCGTGAGGAGAAATTGGCTCAGCAGCACAACGATCGCAAGAAGCGTGTTCGTATCAACAAGGAGCGTGTTGACATCAATGCCGAAGCTAAGAACAATGGCGACGGTAACGGCCAGAATAATAAGGGCAATAATGGCAACAATGGTGGCAACAAGAAGAACAGAAACAAGAACAGAAATAATAACAATAATAACAAGGGCAATAACAACAACCGCGGCAACCAGCGCCAGATTGAGGTGGACGACGAGGCTGTAGCACGCCAGGTAAAGGAGACTCTCGCCCGTTTGACCAGCAAGAGCCAGAACAAGAAGGGTGCTAAGTATCGTAAGGAGAAGCGTGAGGCTGTTCAGGAGAAGTTGCAGGACCAGGCTCGTCAGGAGCAGAAGGAAAGCAAGACCCTGAAGCTCACTGAGTTCGTTACCGTTAGCGAATTGGCTACGATGATGGACATCAGCGTTACTCAGGTTATCTCTACCCTGATGGGTGTAGGTATCATGGTTTCTATCAATCAGCGTCTGGATGCAGAGACCATCAACATGGTGGCTGAGGAGTTCGGTTTCAAGACCGAATACGTGAGTGCCGAGGTTCAGGAGGCCGTGAGCGAGGAAGAGGATGATGAGAACGACTTGGTTCCACGTGCTCCAATCGTAACCGTGATGGGTCACGTAGACCACGGTAAGACCTCTTTGCTCGACTATATCCGCAATACCAATGTGATTGCCGGTGAGGCGGGTGGTATTACCCAGCATATCGGTGCATACAGTGTTACGCTGAACAGTGGTCGCAAGGTAACCTTCCTGGATACTCCAGGTCACGAGGCGTTCACCGCCATGCGTGCCCGTGGTGCTCAGGCCACCGATATCGCCATCATCATCATCGCAGCCGATGACTCTGTGATGCCTACTACCAAAGAGGCTATCGCCCATGCACAGGCTGCCGGTGTGCCAATGGTATTCGCAATCAACAAGATTGATAAGCCAGGTGCCAACCCAGACCGTATCCGTGAGGACTTGGCTAACATGAACCTGCTCGTTGAGGAGTGGGGAGGTAAGTATCAGTGCCAGGAAATCAGTGCCAAGAAGGGTATCGGTGTTCACGATCTGCTCGACAAGGTGCTCCTTGAGGCTGATATGCTCGACTTGAAGGCTAACCCTAACCGTCGCGCAACAGGTACCATCATCGAGTCTTCTCTCGACAAGGGTCGTGGATACGTTTCTACCGTATTGGTTGCCAACGGTACCTTGAAGGTAGGCGACATCGTTCTCGCCGGAACTTCTTGGGGCCGTGTCAAGGCGATGTTCAATGAGCGTAATGCCAACATCAAGTCAGCAGCTCCAGCTGAGCCAGCTATCATCCTCGGTTTGAACGGTGCGCCTACTGCAGGTGACCAGTTCCACGTAATCGAGACAGAGCAGGAGGCTCGCGAAATCGCCAACAAGCGTGAGCAGTTGCAGCGTGAGCAGGGCTTGCGTACTCAGAAGCGCTTGACCTTGGGTGATATTTCTCACCGTATCGCACGTGGTGAGTTCCACGAGTTGAACGTCATCGTGAAGGGTGATACCGACGGTTCTGTTGAGGCATTGAGCGACTCATTCATCAAGCTTTCTACCGAGAAGGTTCAGGTGAACGTAGTCAACAAGGCTGTGGGTCAGATTTCTGAGAACGATGTGATGTTGGCTTCTGCTTCAGATGCTGTCATCGTTGGTTTCCAGGTTCGTCCATCTGCTGATGCACGCAAGGCTGCCGACCGTGAGGGTGTTGAAATCAACACATACTCTATCATCTACGATGCTATCGACGATATCAAGAGCGCGATGGTAGGTATGCTCGACAAGGTGAAGAAGGAAATCGTTACCGGTCAGGTTGAGGTGAAGCAGACCTTCAAGATTTCCAAGGTGGGTACTATTGCCGGTGGTCTCGTTACCGAGGGTAAGGTACACGCTAAGGATAAGGCTCGCGTCATCCGTGACGGTATCGTCATCCGTACAGCAGAAATCGGTGCCTTGAAGCGTTACAAGGACGATGTCAAGGAGGTGGTTACCGGTATGGAGTGCGGTTTGAGCCTCGTCAACTACAACGATATCCAGGAAGGCGACATTATCGAGACCTTCACAGAAATCGAGGTAGAGCAGAAATTGTAA
- the sufB gene encoding Fe-S cluster assembly protein SufB → MAEIEKEQNQVVKDVIDQKYEYGFTTDVHTEIIEKGLNEDVVRLISQKKGEPDWMLEFRLKAYNYWKTLKEPKWGHVHVPPIDYQEISYYADPLAKKPKNKEIDPELEKTFDKLGIPLEERLALSGTAVDAIMDSVSVKTTFKEKLREKGVIFCSIGEAVKEHPDLVREYLGTVVPYRDNFYAALNSCVFSDGSFVYIPKGVRCPMELSSYFRINARNTGQFERTLIIADDDAYVSYLEGCTAPMRDENQLHAAIVEIIVKDNAEVKYSTVQNWYPGDEHGKGGVLNLVTKRGDLRGVNSKLSWTQVETGSAITWKYPSCILRGDNSVAEFYSVAVTNNYQEADTGTKMIHMGKNTKSTIISKGISAGHSQNSYRGLVRATSNADNARNYSSCDSLLLGSDCGAHTFPYMDAHNDTAVFEHEATTSKISEDQLFYCNQRGIPTEEAVGLIVNGYAKDVLNKLPMEFAVEAQKLLSVSLEGTVG, encoded by the coding sequence ATGGCAGAAATAGAGAAAGAACAGAATCAGGTTGTCAAGGACGTGATAGACCAGAAATATGAGTATGGTTTTACCACCGATGTACATACTGAAATCATAGAAAAGGGTCTCAACGAGGATGTTGTGCGCCTGATCTCGCAGAAGAAGGGAGAGCCAGACTGGATGCTCGAATTTCGTCTGAAAGCCTACAATTACTGGAAGACGCTCAAGGAGCCAAAGTGGGGACACGTGCACGTGCCACCTATTGACTACCAGGAGATTTCATACTATGCCGATCCTTTGGCAAAGAAGCCGAAGAACAAGGAGATTGATCCTGAGCTGGAGAAGACATTCGACAAGCTCGGTATTCCTCTGGAGGAGCGTCTGGCTTTGAGCGGCACCGCCGTGGATGCCATCATGGACTCTGTGTCGGTGAAGACTACCTTCAAGGAGAAACTCCGTGAGAAGGGCGTCATCTTCTGCAGTATCGGCGAGGCAGTGAAAGAGCATCCTGATTTGGTAAGAGAGTATCTGGGAACCGTGGTTCCTTATCGTGATAACTTCTATGCAGCCTTGAACAGTTGCGTATTCAGTGATGGCTCATTCGTTTATATTCCTAAGGGCGTCCGCTGTCCGATGGAGTTGAGCAGTTACTTCCGCATCAATGCCCGTAACACCGGTCAGTTTGAGCGTACATTGATCATCGCCGATGATGATGCCTACGTTTCTTACCTGGAGGGATGTACAGCGCCAATGCGTGATGAGAACCAGCTCCATGCAGCTATCGTAGAGATTATTGTCAAGGATAATGCAGAGGTGAAGTACTCTACCGTTCAGAACTGGTATCCTGGTGATGAACATGGTAAGGGTGGTGTGCTGAACCTGGTAACCAAGCGAGGTGACTTGCGTGGTGTGAACTCTAAGTTGAGCTGGACTCAGGTAGAGACGGGTTCTGCGATTACCTGGAAGTATCCTTCCTGCATCTTGCGTGGCGACAACTCTGTGGCAGAGTTCTACAGTGTGGCTGTTACCAACAACTATCAGGAGGCTGATACGGGTACCAAGATGATCCACATGGGTAAGAACACCAAGAGTACCATCATCTCTAAGGGTATCTCGGCAGGTCATAGCCAGAACTCCTATCGTGGTCTGGTTCGTGCTACATCCAATGCCGATAATGCCCGCAACTACAGTTCCTGCGACTCTTTGTTGCTGGGCAGCGATTGCGGAGCGCATACCTTCCCATACATGGATGCCCATAACGATACAGCCGTGTTCGAGCATGAGGCAACTACCTCGAAGATTTCAGAAGACCAGCTCTTCTATTGCAATCAGCGAGGTATTCCTACCGAGGAGGCTGTCGGTCTGATCGTAAACGGCTATGCCAAGGATGTGCTCAACAAGTTGCCTATGGAGTTTGCCGTAGAGGCACAGAAACTCCTGAGTGTTTCACTCGAAGGAACCGTAGGATAA